Proteins encoded together in one Plasmodium brasilianum strain Bolivian I chromosome 4, whole genome shotgun sequence window:
- a CDS encoding DNA repair protein RAD2: MGVKGLWSIVSPVGVRVNPEIFTGKRIAIDVSIWLYELTYANNMKVLRNNSFDHLGIFNDLWLDFSENMNNEIKTDSLKKAHLYFFFLRICKLLYYNIRPIFVFDGNPPELKRKTIFQRSIKRRNHEERFKKTAEKLIYNYYQRTLLKSLKNKKSTSNRQMEYEKGALDKNGITNYTAPPSNNLVEIYDSIKEKDASLSSMVEQVGNVQVSVKDVLSICNDDDLKKIQNKVFTLTDMDILTKLSDQNEVSNRSRLTNDNKEVEKKKDTMETSGRTEENEMCGKDHVDVENGDSDVHNDNEGDKDENDNENDNASENEEIPAIRNNDNANNIDNEINEEIVRKKIIARKKYYENIPKNFKGFLCMRRPVDIIDISNYNTDIMEFTERLKVNDGKYGRKGNTDNITFKKYGTSSNIVGTMVQVDEKGRDDFMHGRTGYYTGGSKENRVENCGECSGSNSSYNYDGNNNDSAGEGNVFDIEHIHSSNDTLYRTVARDNYSTGANAGDSTKAIANVGVNVGADVDSDDRPSEKSVGSNVEKGKKDINILELPSTISSSNLFLDGKDEYKVYYVNNEEIKIPMFKEINKEIFEKLPIKLQYQILQDIKEEWYTDNRIKAIKSKDNMDIFSQVQLETYVRMIKTDFEIEKLKIKMAENIQNVEGELIINKELSKRFDSLHIRDYNDIKKMKKRKRKKYINDILNNCYFENQSGAYEDLYIKEEGGEKEMGVVSLIEIGAGEGAVTMDVAEEESQAGNDEYTKRHNREIDESCNTKEWNKGVELRTIQMRIFKKEETEEEKKKAFIKMENEFRKDLLLDDKEIFGNDFLDMVVVNQKEDLKNMNSSGDDKFIPKCNQEREKEAVKYIDLIDVECESSKRYRKSVSNAPYGEVINICGEEKAVDIGEHNEIKSVLLDKTNGESGQLKEASLIHDIEGTEERRNGASSELSSYVVVDDDEVDSDHVVHVDDDDDDDDDDNDDNDDNDDVVHVDVDDDDDDDNDDDDNDDDDNVVHVVDDDNNVQGDNDDDFENCSVQEKEVFDDRALHHGQDVEIDLTYEDELPDGGRKMDVSELAMDDPFERVSRDNNDEDGNEANDEDGGVVFACVSNADRDINSLDGSRIRSCSSNVSESAAGKGGNNEVYICTTDNCKYGYEDEDENRFNNKIIEESSDMREDKINVLEDQQMEAKGPVDRDKEGDYEPINRSIDKLAFQQECEESKQNEEIKGEKKCINEHFSESPHDDGKQMNAPDELIKVRSRKSFLTKEEINNLLLNKGDISNVGKEVSHFELILNTKELMDKFTAEMDGGGDDAIDGNRHFEQSESVQHMDQDDCAYFEYLEDSKVIDSYINETNKEKDELIKEYKKLKKNNIEINDEMNDDIKLLLNFFGIPYVQSPCEAEAQCSYLNNQNYCDAIISDDSDVLVFSGKTIIKNFFNRKKTVEVYEKKLIEDKLGLYQEELINISLLCGCDYTIGVYGIGIVNALEIIKAFPSFDDLKILKEIVSNPFRDINMDNYNDDIKHFLETHKNYKLNWVFPNNFPDRQVYKCFKYPKVCTDIKKFEWHFPNISHITKFLNTATNIPEEKIFNVLNPILLKYDIKVRSYQLKIEDFFPIIERKRKSVDDLIDIIRASKKGGSGTKGGNRTKGGSGLMDQTITSLIDVNPAGIIKSKRMTRALDHIKKRRSTKKKK; the protein is encoded by the coding sequence ATGGGAGTGAAAGGCCTTTGGTCGATAGTATCCCCTGTGGGGGTTCGGGTAAATCCTGAGATTTTTACAGGGAAAAGAATAGCAATAGATGTAAGTATATGGCTATATGAATTGACATATGCAAATAATATGAAAGTACTTCGAAATAATTCCTTTGATCATTTAGgtatttttaatgatttgTGGTTAGATTTTTctgaaaatatgaataatgaaattaaaacagatagtttaaaaaaagcacacttatattttttttttttaagaatatgtAAACTGCTTTATTATAACATAAGACCCATTTTTGTATTTGATGGGAATCCACCTGAActgaaaagaaaaactatATTTCAAAGAAGCATAAAAAGACGAAATCATGAAGAAAGATTTAAGAAAACTGccgaaaaattaatttataattattatcaaagaacattattaaaatctttgaaaaataaaaaaagcacGTCAAACAGGCAAATGGAGTATGAAAAAGGTGCTCTtgataaaaatggaataacGAATTATACAGCACCTCCATCTAATAATTTAGTAGAAATTTATGACAGCATTAAAGAAAAGGATGCATCTCTAAGTAGTATGGTTGAACAGGTTGGTAATGTTCAAGTAAGTGTGAAGGATGTTTTGAGTATTTGTAATGAtgatgatttaaaaaaaatacaaaataaagtgTTTACGTTAACTGATATGGATATTCTTACGAAACTGAGTGACCAGAATGAAGTGTCGAATAGAAGCAGATTAACGAATGATAATAAAGAGgtggagaaaaaaaaagacacgATGGAAACTTCAGGGCGAACGGAGGAAAATGAAATGTGTGGTAAGGACCACGTAGATGTGGAAAATGGTGATAGTGATGTtcataatgataatgaagGGGACAAGGATGAGAATGACAATGAGAATGACAATGCCAGTGAGAATGAGGAAATACCCGCTATTAGGAATAATGATAATGCTAACAACATTGATAACGAAATAAACGAAGAAattgtaagaaaaaaaatcattgctaggaagaaatattatgaaaacattcccaaaaattttaaaggcTTTTTATGTATGAGAAGACCGGTAGATATTATTGATATAAGCAATTATAATACGGACATTATGGAGTTTACAGAAAGGTTAAAGGTAAACGATGGAAAATATGGTCGTAAGGGAAACACAGACaatataacttttaaaaaatatggcaCTTCATCAAACATTGTTGGAACTATGGTACAGGTCGACGAAAAGGGGAGAGACGATTTTATGCACGGAAGAACAGGTTACTACACGGGAGGTAGCAAAGAGAATAGGGTTGAGAATTGTGGTGAATGTAGCGGCTCCAATAGTAGTTACAATTACGatggaaataataatgatagtgCAGGAGAAGGTAACGTGTTCGACATAGAGCACATACACTCATCGAATGATACTTTATATAGGACGGTAGCAAGAGATAACTATAGCACAGGTGCTAATGCAGGTGATAGCACAAAAGCCATTGCTAACGTAGGTGTTAACGTTGGAGCTGACGTTGATTCGGATGATAGGCCCAGTGAAAAGAGCGTTGGGTCTAATGTAGAGAAGGGGAAAAAAGACATAAACATACTGGAACTGCCATCTACTATTAGCAGTTCCAACCTTTTCCTAGATGGCAAGGATGAATACAAAGtgtattatgtaaataatgaggaaattaaaatacccatgtttaaagaaattaataaagaaatatttgaaaagcTTCCAATTAAATTGCAGTATCAAATTCTACAAGATATAAAGGAAGAGTGGTATACAGATAATAGAATAAAAGCAATAAAATCTAAAGATAACATGGACATATTTTCACAAGTGCAATTAGAAACTTATGTAAGGATGATAAAAACAGATTtcgaaatagaaaaattaaaaataaaaatggccGAGAATATTCAAAATGTGGAAGGGGAactaattataaataaagagCTGTCCAAACGTTTTGATAGTTTGCATATTAGGGattataatgatattaaaaagatgaagaaaaggaagaggaagaaatatataaatgatatactTAATAATTGCTACTTTGAGAATCAGAGTGGCGCTTATGAGGACCTATACATTAAGGAGGAGGGGGGAGAGAAAGAAATGGGGGTAGTATCATTGATAGAGATAGGAGCAGGGGAAGGAGCAGTAACTATGGATGTAGCGGAGGAAGAATCACAGGCTGGTAATGACGAATACACGAAAAGACATAACAGAGAAATAGATGAAAGTTGTAATACAAAAGAATGGAATAAAGGTGTAGAATTACGGACTATTCAAATgcgtatttttaaaaaagaggaaactgaagaggaaaaaaaaaaagcgttcataaaaatggaaaacgAATTTAGAAAAGATCTCTTACTAGATGATAAGGAAATTTTTGGTAACGATTTTTTGGACATGGTGGTTGTAAATCAGAAGgaagatttaaaaaacatgaaCAGTTCAGGTGATGATAAATTTATTCCAAAGTGTAATCAGGAAAGAGAAAAGGAAGCAGTTAAGTACATTGATCTAATTGATGTTGAATGTGAATCGAGTAAGAGGTATAGGAAAAGTGTAAGTAATGCCCCTTATGGAGaggtaataaatatatgtggaGAAGAGAAGGCTGTGGATATAGGTGAAcacaatgaaataaaaagcGTCCTATTAGACAAGACTAACGGGGAAAGTGGACAGTTAAAAGAAGCATCATTAATTCATGATATTGAAGGAACAGAAGAGAGGAGAAATGGAGCATCCAGCGAGTTATCTAGTTATGTTGTCGTTGATGATGATGAAGTTGACAGTGATCATGTTGTTCATgttgatgatgatgatgatgatgatgatgatgataatgatgataatgatgataatgatgATGTTGTTCATGTTGATgttgatgatgatgatgatgatgataatgatgatgatgataatgatgatgatgataatgtTGTTCATGTTGttgatgatgataataatgttCAGGGAGATAATGATGACGACTTTGAAAATTGCAGTGTTCAGGAAAAGGAAGTTTTTGATGATAGGGCCTTGCATCATGGTCAAGATGTTGAAATAGATTTAACATATGAGGATGAACTGCCTGATGGGGGTAGAAAGATGGATGTCAGTGAGTTGGCGATGGATGACCCGTTTGAAAGGGTAAGTCgagataataatgatgaagaTGGCAATGAAGCAAATGATGAAGATGGTGGTGTTGTCTTTGCATGTGTGAGCAACGCAGATCGGGATATCAACAGCTTAGATGGTAGTAGAATTCGTAGCTGTAGTAGCAATGTAAGCGAAAGTGCTGCAGGGAAAGGGGGGAACAACGAAGTTTATATCTGCACTACTGACAACTGCAAATATGGTTACGAAGATGAAGATGAAAACAGattcaataataaaattatagaagAAAGTTCAGATATGAGAgaggataaaataaatgttttagAAGACCAACAGATGGAAGCAAAAGGCCCAGTTGACCGTGATAAGGAGGGGGACTACGAACCAATTAACAGATCGATTGATAAGTTAGCGTTCCAACAAGAATGTGAAGAGAGtaaacaaaatgaagaaattaaaggggagaaaaaatgtattaatgaGCATTTTTCGGAAAGTCCACATGATGATGGTAAACAAATGAATGCTCCAGATGAATTGATAAAAGTAAGGAGTAGAAAAAGTTTTCTTACCAAAGAGGAAATTAATAACTTGTTATTAAACAAAGGGGATATAAGTAATGTGGGAAAGGAAGTAAGTCATTTTGAACTTATACTAAACACTAAGGAGTTGATGGACAAATTTACAGCAGAAATGGATGGCGGTGGAGATGATGCTATAGATGGCAATAGACACTTCGAGCAGAGTGAGAGTGTGCAGCACATGGACCAAGACGACTGTGCATATTTTGAATATCTGGAGGATAGTAAAGTCATTGACTCATACATAAACGAAACgaataaagaaaaggatgagttgataaaagaatataaaaaattaaaaaagaacaatatagaaataaatgatgaaatgAATGATGATATTAAACTATTGCTAAACTTTTTTGGAATTCCATATGTACAGTCTCCATGTGAAGCAGAAGCTCAATGTTCATACTTAAATAATCAGAATTATTGTGATGCTATTATAAGCGATGATTCTGATGTATTAGTATTTAGTGGAAAgacaattataaaaaatttttttaatagaaaaaaaacagtAGAAGTATATGAAAAGAAATTGATAGAAGATAAACTAGGTTTATATCAGGaagaattaattaatatatcattattatgtGGATGTGATTATACTATTGGTGTATATGGGATAGGTATAGTGAATGCGTTAGAAATAATTAAAGCTTTTCCTAGTTTTgatgatttaaaaattttaaaagaaatagttTCTAATCCTTTTAGAGATATAAATATGGATAACTATAATGAtgatataaaacattttttagaaactcataaaaattataaattgaaTTGGGTATTTCCAAATAATTTCCCAGATAGACAAGTATATAAATGCTTTAAATACCCCAAGGTATGTactgatattaaaaaatttgaatggCATTTTCCAAACATCAGCCATATTACGAAATTTCTAAATACTGCTACCAACATTCCTgaggaaaaaatttttaacgtTCTTAACCCTATTTTACTTAAGTACGATATCAAGGTTCGAAGTTACCAACTCAAAATCGAAGATTTCTTTCCCATCATTGAGCGGAAGCGAAAGAGTGTCGATGATTTGATCGACATTATTCGAGCAAGCAAAAAGGGGGGAAGCGGTACAAAGGGTGGAAATAGAACGAAGGGGGGAAGTGGCTTAATGGACCAGACTATTACCTCTTTGATTGATGTTAACCCCGCTGGCATAATTAAGTCGAAGCGGATGACAAGGGCCTTGGACCACATAAAGAAGAGGAGGAGCACtaagaaaaagaagtag
- a CDS encoding PH domain-containing protein codes for MEIVNEGWVFKQSKYLKRLRKRYMILTKNFICSFKSQYYQGERPTEILYLNKFTELTSMEDIRKIKLVENELDLTNIYLFNIRYNNRKILFVTLDKDEKNKWIKHISKQMVKPTVLLSE; via the exons atggaaatagtGAATGAAGGTTGGGTATTTAAGCAGTCGAAATATTTGAAGAGGTTAAGGAAAAGGTATATGATACtaacaaaaaatttcatttgttCCTTTAAGTCTCAGTATTACCAGGGGGAGAGGCCAACAGag ATATTGTACCTTAACAAATTTACCGAGTTAACTTCAATGGAAGATATTAGAAAGATAAAGTTGGTGGAAAACGAGTTAGATCTAAccaacatatatttatttaacataCGTTATAACAACAGGAAGATTTTGTTTGTGACCTTGGATAAGGATGAGAAAAACAAATGGATAA AGCATATCAGCAAGCAGATGGTAAAACCTACGGTTTTATTGAGCGAataa
- a CDS encoding RNA-binding protein yields MNQILNSNGTILCKNIPVDINRFEITEIFNGPLLGEGIYFGKKSSNMFFIKYVHFKDAIKAYENLKDSTICEYDFKLSLSKSDEIKYKAIKGIHVGIYVGIHVGIHVGIHVGIYVGIHVGIYVGIHVGIHVGIYVGIHVGNKKAIEELKNIYKNNEQIIVNDDLTNDIINELNEQNYELLKKKKKEKEMEKKKDKSFILNLLTKVEEPQENKEDNKLKEELKNYLNLNCLCSYNFDENNKYDNYLTPTFPN; encoded by the exons ATGAACCAAATTCTCAATAGCAACGGAACTATACTTTGCAAAAATATTCCTGTTGACATAAATCGATTTGAAATAACCGAAATATTTA ATGGACCTTTGTTAGGTGAAGGTATTTATTTCGGGAAAAAAAGCAGTAAcatgttttttataaaatatgttcattTCAAAGATGCTATAAAAGCGTACGAA AATTTGAAAGATAGCACAATATGCGAATACGATTTCAAGCTATCACTTAGCAAAAGCGACgagataaaatataaagctATAAAAG gTATTCATGTAGGTATCTATGTAGGTATCCATGTAGGTATCCATGTAGGTATCCATGTAGGTATCTATGTAGGTATCCATGTAGGTATCTATGTAGGTATCCATGTAGGTATCCATGTAGGTATCTATGTAGGTATCCATGTAG GGAATAAAAAGGCAATTGAAGAATTAAAGaacatttacaaaaataatgaacaaataatagTTAACGATGACTTGACAAACGATATTATTAACGaattaaatgaacaaaacTATGAgctattaaaaaagaaaaagaaagagaaagaaatggagaaaaaaaaagataaatcttttattttaaatcttCTAACCAAGGTTGAGGAACCGCAGGAAAACAAGGAAGATAACAA aTTAAAAGAAGAGctaaaaaattacttaaatttaaattgtttgtgctcatataattttgacgaaaataataaatatgataattatttaacTCCGACATTCCCAAATTAA
- a CDS encoding hypothetical protein (conserved Plasmodium protein) yields the protein MGFVKAEEFMNHYMRVNREIKELSNRKNEEFKFNIFIFYSNNIDSICTEHILHFHKNLKKDINIFSYAIEKKEDMTKFFKKYDDIYSKNKEYYRDYFFAVILIGICCHINTDISIYESIENFFSKILGRNYLDYLKFFVIDNKRPFHEIFANSDKWDLVLNEAELNEIMSIYSRSEKDGGRGGERDERSGDVQDDTRGDVQEDTRGDVQEDTRGDVRGNGRRGGCEYPFPIYDENAKRKGKGRNVPSRLYDHSAIIKEENKCLCLMIYPFVQCVSEDDSSAIIFICSISLISYLKTDQITYDYYNKEIKNLHEDSLNISNGHFISFDSERGLLPMLSFISLNESLEIDERIYIYDHKNVKNTFNQIRAMCHIEIKEFTGNFRQLDLKKQNEILVKLKNFIKIIKPMNTLGWKRRTYVLYNSDSFYFMIILIHIYINRVKKMDTYLYNCLKTSDFLFNIFKDRLKQCEIYDKLIEKHLHRNAASYLSILIKKIMESNKKSITITSAFKIYMNIFQTAKNSYNHSFELKFISNMFSSFQSYCNDKYKTYHLLVCHITDSDETIIYGFTPLNKKDYWPIIFSKIAYSNAEQIDYDTLADVNTIRLRRNDLKFILDEIKEVFRGIIKHEHKREITQDASTTEEEVDEAGEKDEAEEEDKAGEMDEEEEVNEEEEVDEAEEVDEAEEVDEAEEVDEVEEVDEAEEVDEAEEEDEVEKVEDVDERSL from the coding sequence atggggtTTGTAAAGGCAGAGGAGTTCATGAATCACTACATGAGAGTGAACCGAGAAATAAAAGAGTTATCAAAtaggaaaaatgaagaattcaaatttaatatatttatattttattctaacAATATTGACTCAATATGTACAGaacatatattacattttcataaaaatttaaaaaaagatattaacATATTCAGTTATgctatagaaaaaaaagaagatatgacaaaattttttaaaaaatatgatgatatatattccaaaaataaagaatattacAGAGATTATTTCTTTGCAGTAATATTAATAGGTATATGTTGTCACATAAACACAGATATTAGTATTTATGAGTCTATTGAAAActtttttagtaaaatattaGGAAGGAATTACTTGGATTATTTGAAGTTTTTCGTTATAGATAATAAGAGACCTTTTCATGAAATTTTTGCAAACAGTGATAAATGGGACTTGGTACTGAACGAGGCAGAGCTCAATGAAATTATGAGTATATACAGTAGAAGTGAGAAAGACGGGGGGAGAGGCGGCGAAAGAGATGAAAGAAGTGGAGATGTACAAGATGATACGCGTGGAGATGTACAAGAAGATACGCGTGGAGATGTACAAGAAGATACGCGTGGAGATGTACGAGGGAATGGACGGCGAGGTGGATGTGAGTACCCGTTCCCTATCTACGATGAGAATGCTAAGCGGAAAGGGAAGGGGAGGAACGTCCCTTCGAGGCTATATGATCATAGTGCAATAattaaagaagaaaacaaGTGCCTATGCTTGATGATATATCCCTTCGTACAATGCGTAAGTGAAGACGATTCTTCCGCCATAATTTTTATCTGTAGTATATCACTCATATCATATTTAAAGACGGATCAAATAACATATGACTATTATaacaaagaaataaagaatttaCATGAAGATTCATTAAACATATCTAATGGACATTTCATTTCCTTTGATTCGGAAAGGGGATTACTACCCATGTTATCATTTATCTCGTTAAATGAATCACTAGAAATTGATgaaaggatatatatatacgatcataaaaatgtaaagaatACTTTCAATCAAATAAGAGCAATGTGTCATAtcgaaataaaagaatttacTGGTAATTTTAGACAAttagatttaaaaaaacaaaatgaaatattagtaaaactaaaaaattttataaaaattataaaaccaATGAATACTTTAGGATGGAAGAGAAGAACTTATGTACTTTACAATAGTGATAGTTTCTATTTTATGATcatacttatacatatatatattaatagagtaaaaaaaatggatacatatttatataattgtcTCAAAACATCCgatttcttatttaatatttttaaagatagACTGAAACAATGTGAAATCTATGATAAACTTATTGAAAAACATTTACATCGAAATGCAGCTAGCTACTTaagtatattaattaaaaaaattatggagagtaataaaaaatctattactattacttcTGCTTTTAAAATCTATATGAACATTTTCCAAACAGCCAAAAATTCCTATAATCATTCTTTTGAATTGAAGTTTATTTCTAATATGTTCTCTTCATTCCAATCCTACTGCAATGACAAATATAAAACTTATCACCTCCTTGTTTGTCACATCACTGACTCTGATGAAACTATTATTTATGGCTTTACacctttaaataaaaaagactATTGgcctattattttttccaaaattgCGTACTCCAATGCAGAACAGATTGATTATGATACTCTTGCCGATGTTAACACAATCAGACTTAGAAGAAACGACTTGAAGTTCATACTCGACGAGATCAAGGAAGTCTTCAGGGGGATCATCAAGCATGAGCACAAGCGCGAAATAACCCAGGATGCTAGCACCACCGAGGAGGAAGTAGACGAAGCGGGGGAAAAGGACGAAGCGGAGGAAGAAGACAAAGCGGGGGAAATGGACGAAGAGGAGGAAGTAAACGAAGAGGAAGAAGTAGACGAAGCGGAAGAAGTAGACGAAGCGGAGGAAGTAGACGAAGCGGAGGAAGTAGACGAAGTGGAGGAAGTAGACGAAGCGGAGGAAGTAGACGAAGCGGAGGAAGAAGACGAAGTGGAAAAAGTGGAGGACGTGGACGAAAGGAGCCTGTAA
- a CDS encoding DNA-directed RNA polymerase II 16 kDa subunit yields the protein MTNNIHGDIKNLDLGPEFKNCKCLNLCELQLILGDQLRLTSKRNEEAQALIKSSFDYASKFATIKNRSSIVDVRTNLERIGELHEYEIAMLVNLLPKTILEARYFIPSLIRLNDEILNSILEHLITGGGTGAVSMVITREVTYVKDITNHIDKLRINVHEEIGKYNRGEEAAVRWSPIIRHARCSARLASNLLQNIHLF from the exons ATGACAAATAACATACACGGAGATATTAAAAACTTAGACCTTGGGCcag AGTTCAAAAACTGTAAATGCTTAAATTTGTGCGAACTACAACTCATTTTGGGAGATCAACTTCGTCTGACCTCTAAAAGGAATGAAGAGGCACAAgc attaaTAAAATCATCGTTTGACTACGCAAGCAAATTTgctacaataaaaaatagaagttCAATTGTGGATGTCAGAACAAATTTAGAAAGAATAGGAGAATTGCATGAATATGAAATTGCCATGTTAGTTAACTTACTACCGAAAACCATTTTAGAAGCAAGATATTTCATCCCATCATTAATTCGACtaaatgatgaaatattaaattccATTCTGGAACATCTAATTA CTGGGGGAGGAACTGGGGCAGTAAGTATGGTAATAACTAGGGAAGTAACCTATGTTAAGGATATTACTAACCATATTGACAAGCTCAGAATAAACGTACATGAAGAGATTGGTAAGTATAATAGGGGTGAAGAAGCAGCTGTTAGATGGTCCCCAATTATTAGACATGCAAGATGCTCAGCTAGGTTGGCTTCtaatttattacaaaatattcaCCTTTTTTAA
- a CDS encoding hypothetical protein (conserved Plasmodium protein): MNVSEDNAITRKINFLRGLDSRGGTSSGINNNVRGRGGNVEDYNAVLDNFEECVRVRNGYRISSILKLTQLPVPVHVIDEMNEVDLRKKIKKRNFLKNYEQLIIDHFNIIKILCNKSYINWDALLSTSCKFLFTFIQIYCDSLWLLPYLLSVCSFLNNISTLADSYNNTNNKNDIFNDENNEEFNEDINDKNKYTIEVLNSIRGKIGIVKGDAERHGAFVILMLQSIKLCMKLNNMQITSSFLKIINTTDINYMYIPKFFIVLFKNQLGKLYLQKLEYEMAEKEFIWAFSNSKKSRIEFRKKILESVVSIRLNKGIYPPKMLLQKYNLHIYIDIIYSIKRGNIFLYNNVIQNFSKYFFQNGLNECIDQIHFIVKRNLLKIIVDWWNNIIKDNPNKIYKVPISLFHHIFIWAGITQHHYYLETISPHQQMSRSLVKISSSD; the protein is encoded by the exons ATGAATGTGAGTGAGGATAACGCTATTAcgagaaaaattaattttcttcGTGGCCTGGACAGTAGAGGAGGTACTAGTAGTGGTATTAACAATAACGTGAGGGGTAGAGGGGGCAATGTTGAGGACTATAATGCAGTGCTCGACAATTTTGAGGAGTGTGTGAGGGTGAGGAACGGGTACCGAATTAGCTCCATACTGAAGCTAACCCAATTGCCTGTACCTGTTCATGTAATAGATGAAATGAATGAAGTGGATttaagaaagaaaataaagaaaaggaattttttaaaaaattatgaacagttaATAATAGaccattttaatattataaaaatattatgtaataaaagtTATATCAATTGGGATGCATTACTAAGTACAAGttgcaaatttttatttacgtTTATACAGATATATTGTGATAGTTTATGGTTACTTCCATACTTGTTATCGGTATGTTCTTTTTTGAACAATATAAGTACCCTTGCGGATTcgtataataatacaaataataaaaatgatatatttaatgatgAGAATAATGAGGAGTTTAATGAAGACATAAATGATAAGAATAAATACACAATAGAAGTACTGAATTCTATACGTGGAAAAATAGGAATAGTGAAAGGAGATGCAGAAAGGCATGGTGCATTTGTAATATTAATGCTTCAATcaattaaattatgtatgaaattaaataatatgcaaATAACATCtagctttttaaaaattattaacacaactgatattaattatatgtatatacctaaattttttattgtctTATTTAAAAATCAATTAGggaaattatatttacaaaaattagaATATGAGATGGCAGAAAAGGAGTTCATATGGGCTTTTTCTAATTctaaaaaaagtagaatagaatttagaaaaaaaatactagaATCTGTTGTTTCAATTCGTTTAAATAAAGGTATATATCCTCCAAAAAtgttattacaaaaatataatttacatatatatatagatataatatattcaattaaacgagggaatatatttttatataataatgtcaTACAGAATTTttccaaatatttttttcaaaatggatTAAATGAATGTATTGATCAAATTCATTTCATTGTTAAAAGAAATTTGCTTAAAATTATTGTGGACTGGtggaataatattattaaagataatccaaataaaatttacaaagTACCTATATCCTTAtttcatcatatttttatttgggCTGGTATTACTCAACATCATTACTACTTAGAGAccatat CCCCGCATCAGCAGATGAGTCGTTCACTGGTAAAGATAAGTAGCAGTGATTAG
- a CDS encoding MORN repeat protein codes for MAEDVNRKNQLEHEGLDKNYTGEAKVKYKNGDKFIGAFDNGKKCKGKYYYSNKSTYEGFYLNEKKNGLGKLTKNELEFYYGNFENGKKKGVGFQRYPNGDFYYGEWTNNKKNGKGIYFFFSTKEYYFGEWSKGSFTNGDWVLSHEVKYVGSFFKDKPNFKGYFLFSNEAKINIFFEQLFTIAMSENEESKERVELLWRNI; via the exons ATGGCGGAAGACGTAAATAGAAAGAACCAACTTGAACATGAGGGGCTAGACAAAAATTATACAG gTGAAGCCAAAGTAAAGTACAAAAATGGAGACAAGTTCATTGGGGCATTTGACAATGGAAAAAAGTGTAAGggtaaatattattactcaAACAAAAGTACCTATGAGGGTTTTTACTTGaacgaaaagaaaaatggacTAGGGAAGCTTACGAAAAATGAGTTGGAGTTTTATTACG gcaattttgaaaatggaaaaaaaaaaggggtagGCTTCCAACGATATCCTAACGGAGACTTTTACTATGGAGAATGGACAAATAACAAGAAAAATGGCAAGGGAATTTACTTCTTCTTTTCGACTAAGGAATAT TATTTCGGAGAGTGGTCCAAAGGAAGTTTCACTAATGGCGATTGGGTACTTTCACATGAAGTAAAATATGTCGGTTCATTTTTTAAGGACAAACCAAATTTTAAAGgatattttctcttttcgaatgaagcaaaaataaacattttcttTGAGCAGTTATTTACTATTGCTATGAGTGAGAATGAGGAGAGTAAAGAAAGAGTGGAACTACTTTGGAGGAACATATAG